A genomic segment from Necator americanus strain Aroian chromosome III, whole genome shotgun sequence encodes:
- a CDS encoding hypothetical protein (NECATOR_CHRIII.G13291.T1) → MRNTVDQCPADIVLAPTGSDLDYADDIVKFAEGTTGRKLLRWLLNYLWLEVCHNEELYAKVDVVYLG, encoded by the coding sequence ATGCGAAACACagtcgatcagtgtcctgccgacatcgtTTTAGCACCAACAGGGTCTGATCTCGACTACGCCGACGATATTGTTAAATTCGCTGAAGGCACTACGGGAAGGAAGCTACTTAGATGGTTGCTTAACTACCTTTGGCTTgaggtatgccacaatgaagagctTTACGCGAAagtcgatgtggtgtacctgggatga
- a CDS encoding hypothetical protein (NECATOR_CHRIII.G13291.T2) → MRNTVDQCPADIVLAPTGSDLDYADDIVKFAEGTTGRKLLRWLLNYLWLERDVTISRIWDSNDWIDSVQALAEGRGWAELLLTTIHLDEDAINCVRR, encoded by the exons ATGCGAAACACagtcgatcagtgtcctgccgacatcgtTTTAGCACCAACAGGGTCTGATCTCGACTACGCCGACGATATTGTTAAATTCGCTGAAGGCACTACGGGAAGGAAGCTACTTAGATGGTTGCTTAACTACCTTTGGCTTgag CGAGACGTAACGATTAGCAGGATTTGGGATAGCAACGattggattgattctgtgcaagctctcgcagaaggtcgaggttgggcagagctattaCTGACGACGATACACCTCGACGAAGATGCGATTAATTGCGTCAGGCGATaa